The Phycisphaerae bacterium genomic interval CTGACTACGGCACCTCTGAGTTTCCGCTGCCCAAGCCACGGAGACGATGGCGAATGAGAAGGCAACAGCCCAACGTATGCATTTCATGCTCAAGCCCTTTCGTTTCATTGTTCAAGCGTACCTCGGACCAGGATCACCCGATCCATACCGACTGTTAGATGCGTCGCGGAGCGGGTTTCTTCGCGACGAGATCAGATTCCAGCCATACGCTCGCGGATGGTGTCCCGGTTGTGGGATACCCCCCGACCGCTTTGCCGGCAGGCCGGGAGGTGCTAATCTGTTGAAGGGGCAAATGAACGGGGCGTATCCCGGTTGGAGATTGGGCCTGCGACTCGGCCACAAGACCATGACCGAATCCCAGCTTGTCGAACGATGTCGTGAAGGAGACCGCGAGGCTCAGCGCGAATTGTACGCATTAACCAGTGACCGGGTTCACCGGCTGCTCATCCGAATGACCGGCAATCCGGATGATGCCCTCGACCTCACGCAGGATACCTACATCCGCGTTTTTGAGAGAATCCACCAGTTCGACGGACACTCGCGAATCGCGACCTGGGTCTACCGGGTGGCGGTGAACGAGGCCCTCCAATTCCTACGACGGCAAGGCCGTCAGCGGTTGCCCCAGTTCCGGGACAGCGAGTCCCCGACTGACGCTGCTCAGGCACCGGTCGTCGCGACCGATGTTCGGCTGGACGTGGGCCTGGCCCTCACCCAGCTGCCCGAATGGGAGCGCACGCTGGTCATCTTGAGGCACTTTGAGGGACTGAACTACGCCGAGATGGCACGCGTGCTGGAGAAACCCGAGGGCACGATTGCGTCAGGACTCAACCGGGCAAGGAAGATGCTCCGGGACATGCTGGGGCCGGGGCCTGGACATGAGGCATGAAGAGATCAGCCGTTGCATGCATCTAATGATATAGAGCACGTGAACGGCTCTCAGGGTGGAATGTGATGAACTGCACGATCGCTCGCGTATATATCGGTCCTTATCTGGACGGCGAGCTCGCCCCCACGACCCGAACGGATCTTGAGACACATGCCCGCACATGTCCGGCCTGCGCGGCCGAGCTCAAGGCTCAACGCACTCTGTTCGCCGAGTTGGAACGATACCGGGTTGCACTGCCGGAGCACCCCCCTGCCGCTCTTTGGACGGCCATCGCAGGTCGCCTGGACGCATCGCCGCCCAGAAAACGCTCCGCCGGGCTCCTTCGCCTCTGGCGACGTCCGCTCGCCGCAGCCGCCAGCCTAGCTCTGCTGATCGGTAGCGGGGTCTTTGTGGCCGCCTGGCTTCACTCCAGTGCCACCCCAGTCCAGGCCGAGGCCGTGGACTACGACCTGCTGCTGGACAACTTGTCCGCAGACGTCGATGTGGCCGTCGATCGGTTCCTCACGCACTACAGGGCGGAGGCCATCGGCGTTGAGCAGGCCGCCAAGCTGGCGCCCCGCCTGAGCTTCGCCCTTCCGCAGGAGTTGCCCGGCGGCTACCGGCTGTGCCAAGCCTATCGAATGCGGTTCGGACGCACGCCGGGCATCGCGGCCCGCTATCGCTCGAATGGCGATCCGCTGGTGGTGTTCTTCCACCCGCCGACAGCGCAGACCCCCATGGGCGTCCACTGCGATTCCCCTTGTGCGGCGAACTGCCTGAATACCCGTCGCGTCCAGCACGGCGGCTGGCGTCTTGTCCACTACACCGACCCCAGCACCTGCCACTGCGTGCTGAGCAAGTTGGACGTGCACGCCCAGTTGCCAGCCGTCCTGACCGCCATCGCCCCTCGTCTCAACGAATGCGACAAGGTCCGCGATCCCTGATTCCCACCGCACTGCCAAGCCGTCCTGGGCGTCCGGAAGGCCGGCGCCCGGCCGCCGGCGGCCACTGAGGGGACGCCGGGGCTGGGTTCGGCTGCCGGCAGCCACGCGGATCAGAGGCATTGGGACGCCGACTAGGCATACAGATGATGCATAACATCATTTAAAAAAAATGCTTACGACAAAAAGTGTTCAGGCTGCAGGCCTTGGCACGCCACGTGGAGGCAAGAGATGCGGAGTCTTGGGGAGCGCAGGGGATGGAAGGGTAGAGCCCCCGACCATCCCGAGGCAATCACATCACGAAATGCTGGAAGCGGACGGCGGGGAGGCCGTCCGCTTTCGTTCAATGACCTGAAGGCCTGCCGTAATGGCTCCCCAGACCCTATTCCCTCTTCCGCTCGATCCGATGCGCAGACATAATGCAGGCTGCGGCTCCGGCGCCCCGAGATTCTGGCGTAGACTGGAAACTACCGGAGGGACGACCAGACTACGCCACTGAGGTGTGCGAGTGAGCGATAGTACCCTCCGGATCATCGTTGAGCGCGACCGCGAACCGCCTGGCACCCAGACAGGGCCCCTCCCGTGGCCCGGCATGATGGCGTTTCTGACCGCGTGGCTGTTGCCAGCCACCACCGCCCAGCGCACGCGTACTCTGCCGCTGCTCCACGCCTACGGCGTTCATCTGCTGGCAGGCGTGGCAACCTTTCTCCTCATCGTCGCGCTGGTGGGGATCGACGAAAAACACGACGTCACCACGGTCCTGGCAAACGACATTCT includes:
- a CDS encoding sigma-70 family RNA polymerase sigma factor, which encodes MKGQMNGAYPGWRLGLRLGHKTMTESQLVERCREGDREAQRELYALTSDRVHRLLIRMTGNPDDALDLTQDTYIRVFERIHQFDGHSRIATWVYRVAVNEALQFLRRQGRQRLPQFRDSESPTDAAQAPVVATDVRLDVGLALTQLPEWERTLVILRHFEGLNYAEMARVLEKPEGTIASGLNRARKMLRDMLGPGPGHEA
- a CDS encoding zf-HC2 domain-containing protein; the protein is MNCTIARVYIGPYLDGELAPTTRTDLETHARTCPACAAELKAQRTLFAELERYRVALPEHPPAALWTAIAGRLDASPPRKRSAGLLRLWRRPLAAAASLALLIGSGVFVAAWLHSSATPVQAEAVDYDLLLDNLSADVDVAVDRFLTHYRAEAIGVEQAAKLAPRLSFALPQELPGGYRLCQAYRMRFGRTPGIAARYRSNGDPLVVFFHPPTAQTPMGVHCDSPCAANCLNTRRVQHGGWRLVHYTDPSTCHCVLSKLDVHAQLPAVLTAIAPRLNECDKVRDP